The genomic stretch GTTAGTGTCTATGTGCAACTCGTTAAGATCTTCATATGCATATGGATACTCTTTTCTTGAAGTGGTCCTTGGTATTGCTTTTTAGTCTCCccttgtttattttttggttaaagGGCTGTACATAGTAATTGAGCCCAGCCTTTCGTCTTCCATTGTTTGCTAAGTTGGGTTTAATGTGGTTGATATGTCATTAACTATGATAAGTATTTTCTTGGTCATTTATGTAGCTTGAAAATTATGCAAAAACTGAAGAAGCTAAAATTGAGGAGCTCGTTAAAGCAGTTGCAGATTCAGGTGCCAAAGTAATTGTCAGTGGAGCTGCAGTTGGAGAGATGGCACTACATTTCTGTGAGCGGTACAAGTAAGTAGCAACATCTTgtcatatttttgttattttccacCCTTGTAGCACAAACTGACACGTGTGTGTGTAAAATCAGATAGACCCTTCAATACCCATCTTAAGGTTTTCAATCTCTTAAGAGATCTTTGAGCTCTTGTTCTGTTTTAACTTGTTAGTTCTTGATTCCAGGCTCATGGTGCTGAAAATcagttcaaaatttgaattgagACGATTTTGCCGTACAACTGGTGCTGTTGCCATGGTAATCTTACAAGAATCTGATATCTTATGAGAACCTTATCGAATGTTTCTTAATTATGAGAAtcttacaaaaataccctttgTATTTTTGCAACAGTTGAAGCTTAGCCAACCTAACCCAGATGATCTGGGATATGCCGACTCTGTTGCAGTTGAGGAAATTGCCGGTGTTAGGGTATGCTGAAAAAATGTTTCCTCATCCTCAGACCTAGTGTTGTCTCTAAATTATCTTGTTCTAggctattttctttttcatcttcttGATATATCCAACGATTTTTTATGTAGGTCactgttgtgaagaatgaagaaggtGGAAACTCAGTAGCTACTGTGGTTCTACGGGCAAGTACTGATAGTATATTAGATGACCTTGAAAGAGCGGTTGATGATGGAGTGAACACTTACAAGGTAATTTATGTGGAGCATTAAGAGTTTTCTATGTTGTTTGACTGGCTTTGTTTTACCTGTGCAATCACTGGATGCGTATTGTTCTCTGGAACTCTTGAAGTAGTTCTTTATTCAGGTGTCCAAACCATTGAAAGTAATCTTTCGCTTTCCTAATGCATTTCATTATCAGGCTATGTGCAAGGATAGCCGTATTGTTCCTGGAGCTGCAGCTACTGAAATTGAGTTAGCTAGAAGGGTGAAGGAATTCTCTTTTAAAGAAACAGGGTAAATTGTCTctatttttgaattattaaagTTCAACTGAATTACATAATACACATGGAGATTTCTGCTTGGTTCTTTGAAAACTTTTAGGTACAGTCAGACAAAAATGATCAGCAATAATAATGATATGAGGTGGAATTAGCTATTAAGATTCTGTTTAGAAGGCTGGCGTCATGCCATATAAGATATTCTattgaaaaggaaaattgaCTCGCagcaaaagcaaaaacaaaagtaaaaaacataTATCATGTATGTTCTGGTCCAAAAATGGTGTGGTTTAGAAATATTCTGAATTTCGATATGATTCATTAGAGTTGTTTCAGGTTGATCTGCAATGTGGAATTTGTCCTATGCATGTAATGTTGCCCAACAGCATAAAACTGAATCTGGTGGTAAGAAAAATAACTCACTAAAGATACTGACTTTGCAGATTGGATCAGTATGCTATAGCAAAGTTTGCCGAAAGTTTTGAGATGGTGCCTAAAACTCTGGCTGAGAATGCTGGGCAGAATGCAATGGAGATCATATCTTCTCTCTATGCTGAACATGCATCAGGAAATACGAAAGCTGGCATTGACTTAGAGGAAGGCCGTTGCAAAGATGTGTCAACTATTAATGTTTGGGACCTCCACATAACTAAGTAAACGTTCTTTCTCTTGTTTcaagtcccttttttttttgaatgttTTCATATCATTTTACCTTGCTACAAGTTGCAACTGTGATGCCGATGCAATATTGATCCTGAAGATTAAGTTTTGTGCATTAGGTCTAGAATTAGTCTGTAGCGGACAGTTTTATTCCTATGCACTTTTTGGTGGTTTCGGTAACCAATGAGTTCCTGCTGTGCCTGTAGTTTTTCATCAGTCTGGTTCATTTATTcttgtgttgatttttttatataaacataCGATTTTGCTTTTAGGGTTGGGataatttggtgaattttgaaGTTGCAATGTTGATAATAGGCATCTAGGCAGTTTGTCTACGTTTGTAATATTTCTTTTAGTCCATGATTGaggtgattttaaaaaataaataaacaaaaagccTAATGGTTATGTCAAGGCCCCAGATATTTCGGGGTTTTCCCCTTCATTATTTCGTTTGCATATATCGATGTCGCCACATTTTAAAACTTACagttagttttgttttcaagaaatggtTCATGAGGATAATGCAGTGACAATGCCAACCTTTTTAAAACCCTGTGTCTATTTATGGGGATGGACTCTTATGTTTTTCATTGTTAAAACAATTTGTAGGGTTTTGCATAAGTGAGTTTTGTTATGGTAACTGATGTATAATACTCTGAAATATCTCAAGGAAATACTTGGCTCTTTACATGTAAGGAGCTATTCCTGCTTACAAATCAATAACAGTAATATGACATTTTCTATTTCCTTCTTATTCCTAATGAACAAGTTGTCCTTGTAATGAGGAATGACTCCTTACATGTAGGCCAAGCGTTGTTCATATCTCCAATTCATATACAATGGATATTTAGTTATTTGTAGATGGTTATGTTGTTTGAATTATTGGAATCAATCTTTTTTTATTGAACCACTAAGATTTTCAGGAAACTTTTgcccaattttatttttctttatacgCGATATTAGGCCTCCATATTTTGtcgtaggattttttttttttcctttggccTGACCTTTTTTGGGATGTTTGTTACAGGTTCTTTGCTCTCAAATATGCTGCAGATGCTGCCTGCACTGTCCTCAGAGTAGATCAAGTAAGTAAATTAGTAACTATTGGTCAATGCTTTTTTTTACTCGCTAACTGAATCCGTTCAGGGAACTCAAAGACTGAGTGCATCGGGTTTAAAGAAATGTCCGAGTTAGGATGAATTAGTGCAGGGTTTATGACTTTCAAATGTATCATTACTGATATATCTTCTGCTAAGGAAGCCGACCTCATCACAACTTTTGCATATAACCTAGGGATTGCTTTCAAATATTTCTCTCTTTATGATTAACCTTAATAGATATAAATAAATCAGTAAGATTAAAAAAGACGATAGCTGATATTTTTTTACAATGCCTTGACCGTGTTGCAGATTATAATGGCAAAACCAGCAGGTGGCCCAAGTAGGAGAGATCAGCCTGCAGGGATGGATGAGGATTAACATGTTCAATGCCACAACTATCTTGCTTGTATTTTAGGATATGAGGACGGAGAGTTGTAGAAGCGTGTTTGATTTTCTCGATTTTTTATCATGGCTGGTCCACGAGTTTTTGTGTTCTTGGCCAGTCCTCGAGGTTGTGTTGAAGGCTTTTGTTTTCGTATGTGCCCTTGCTAGACACTAGTCGATTggaatttatataaattttccATCAATGATTGCAGCTTATGTGTCTTCAATTCATTGTTTCCTTGAGCTTTTGTTCAATGATGCTTCCCTCGTGCTGTTTTCGTCTTTGTGTTTGCTTGCCATTTACCCTTTAGCTGTTAAAATGATCATTTAGTCCTCTTTGTTTCTCAAAGTTGCTGTAATTCTGGTGTCTGTTTGTCCGAGTGTCTTCTTTGTTATATTCTTGTGAGATGAGTTTTTCTAGCCAAAAACTtgggacaatttttttttcatggaaaCAAAAGTATATGTACTACTAGGCCTACGTGGTACGCAGGCTgaataattaataagctaactacatccttcggttgatgcggggcgtgccaacttgaCGGTCGAACTCGGCCGGGGAGTAAAATGTgctgatgttgcgttgagcatGTTGCTGATTTCTTGATCTCGCTATTgcggctgaggaaggaacaGGTCTCGGCCTTTAGGTtctagagcctaaagacaaAGCTGCTAGTCTTGCAAAGTTCACGGATCGTCGATGTCGGGTTCGGTCactatgattatattcgtaagagaaTAAGCATGCCAAATCGGCACCAAACTATACGGAtacaagtactcaaaagagatgtatgtcttgatggtgaatgtcgTTCGGTCGTCAGAATGCTGAATTTTAAAACTTGTGAATATATAATCATAAacaactcggcgttcaatgtgataatctgtaacacctcacttcgccaagaaggctaataagatgacctttgCCAAAAAGAACTCAAAAATCCCTCttggccgagacttggataggtaatgaGTCAGTGAAGGCTAATGAGTTGGCCTcgatgcagtgctgtttatccaaattgaaggtgctcAGGGGTCGACTGATTCTACgacaacagtgttgtttatccaactGAAGATATCATCGATTGctttcacagtgctgtttatccaaactgaagatatgttggccaaaaagaaaataaaaatctcaagaaatttgagaggtttcgcgtagagcgagagtttgcgcagggcagtttgtgtgttgaattggagggctTAGAATGATGAACCCCCATCTTATTTATAGCAGCCAATCTCGTCATGGCCGAACCAGAACTATACTCGGATTAGGATTCCTCATCCTAATCAAACCAAATCTCAGCCAATCCTTCCTCCAGCCAATCCTTcctccattaggactttgaaccaaccTCTTTATTCGACCATGTTCACTTCTCAAACCTCAGCATCCTCATTCCATTGAGACTCCTTATTATACTAGGATTTGGCTCACCCCATCAATCCTCCTTATACTAGAACTCGGCCAATCCTAACCAAGCAGCCCATaattattctagaaacatactGCGGCCCGAGAACCACTCCTAACTTAGCCCACaccaatattttgggcccaaacagtatCCTACATATTATTCGATTCAGTTGATCTAATAAACTGGTTATTGGTACAAATAACATAAAGAAATGTAACCAACGTTTATTGGaaaaaacaaccccaaagatTTGGGACCAAAAACGGTTAGCGGTGACCATTGAATAAGTTTCTTCAGCTTGAGATGGGTTTGTATTTGCACCATCACCAATTTCAAATAAAGTATTTTCTACGGTAGCACCATGAATAGCGCACAACAGAGCAGAGCCTAACACCCCAGCAACTCCCATCATATGAAATGGGTTCAATGTCCAATTATGAAACCCCTGAAAAAAGAGGATGAATCAAAATATAGCTACTACACCAAAACTGGGTGCAAAGAACCAACTAGGAAAAAGGGAATAGTAATTTATTTATTCCTAATTTATTCCTATAGAACATCTAGGAACAAGAAGATTAAATCGAATATATCAACATATTCCCGCAAAGATCCAATTTCATCTCTATTGAATTTTAATATCAGAATAGTGGATATAATTATGATGCAATGGGTTAGGTCcacttactttttattttgttgatttcTAATCGATTTAATTGGAATCATGGAAAAGTAATATTTGAAGATTTAACGAGACGACTTATCCTTACATTCAGTATAATacttataataattatattatttatttaataatagcAAATTTATAACCATACTATAATTAATTATAATGTTATAATTATAATGTTTGGGAAATTCAACAAGGCCATGTTTTGAAAACCTTGGAATTTGTCACCCGCAAGAAGTGGCTGGTTCGTGATTGAACTAGGGTCGATCCAACTAACCGGCTCAACGGAGATAAATGTTGGTTATTAGAACAACACGTAACACTTGAATTTGATTTACTTCATTCTGAAATGCTTGAGTGCATCAACTCAAGAAAACGTCGGAGGTTAGGGCAGTCTGCATCTCTCTTTGCACAAGGCCTGCTTCAATTCAAATCGCAGCGATATGCACGTCTTATCTTAGGTATCCATTGATGCGATCAAAGAGGCGAATGGTCTTACGGGAGATACAATCTACGCTGGCAAGAAGCTTATCATTCCATGAACACATATCTCGTCCCTGTCATGTTTTAGAAACTGGTTTCCAGAAATGTTAGACATGCAAACGCCGTCTGTCGTATGTCTCCCTTCACATCCTCTGGAATTTTGTTGGTGTAGGCTAGTTTCGGACTTCGCAGACAATTTTATCAGAAATCTTTATCCTATGAATTCTCTGGATTCAGTTTCTTCTGTTTGTTTCATTACCTGTTGTACCCAATAGGACTTGGTTGTACCTATGTATCCTTGATTTCTAAGGAGACAATCGTTTTAAACACGAACCGCAATGTTACACTCCGAGTCACAACGTGATTTCATGTCCGAAAAATATAGGGCACAACAGAAACCAAGATTAACCGCATCATTCATGCTGTGAGGTTTCAATTCTCCCTTGTGTTGCGACAAGTATGAATCAAAGAAACCGAAATTCCAGGCAACTCAAGCTCTAATGATATAAACTTCCTAAAGCTTTATAAGtcaaaaaacaaattaacataCTTCGGTCCAAACGCCAACTCGAGCTTtgcaaaactgaaaattaacaGAAGCCGGTCATAGAGACTGATCAAATTAAGGGTTTACGAAGCTGAGAGCTGCTGCGACTTGTTCAGAATCACTCCCTCATACTTGACCTGGAACCATTTCATGGCATCATCCTTTGTGACCCTGTGCTGGATCCCGACGCGAGACTTGCACCTGCGACGTCGACCCACACGGTAACCCGGACGCTCCAGAACAACGTAAAAGTCCATTCCATAGATACCTGTAGAAGGATCGTAcctgaaagaaaataaataaagaggaatGA from Pyrus communis chromosome 7, drPyrComm1.1, whole genome shotgun sequence encodes the following:
- the LOC137740301 gene encoding T-complex protein 1 subunit theta-like, giving the protein MQPYGIQSMLKEGHKHLSGLDEAVVKNIDACKQLSTITRTSLGPNGMNKMVINHLDKLFVTNDAATIVNELEVQHPAAKILVLAGRAQQEEIGDGANLTISFAGELLQNAEELIRMGLHPSEIISGYNKAIKKTIEILDELVEEGSDIMDVRNKEQVVSRMRAAVASKQFGQEDILSSLVADACIQVCPKNPANFNVDNVRVAKIAGGGLHNCAVVRGMVLKTDAVGSIKRMEKAKVAVFAGGVDTSATETKGTVLIHTADQLENYAKTEEAKIEELVKAVADSGAKVIVSGAAVGEMALHFCERYKLMVLKISSKFELRRFCRTTGAVAMLKLSQPNPDDLGYADSVAVEEIAGVRVTVVKNEEGGNSVATVVLRASTDSILDDLERAVDDGVNTYKAMCKDSRIVPGAAATEIELARRVKEFSFKETGLDQYAIAKFAESFEMVPKTLAENAGQNAMEIISSLYAEHASGNTKAGIDLEEGRCKDVSTINVWDLHITKFFALKYAADAACTVLRVDQIIMAKPAGGPSRRDQPAGMDED